A genomic region of Arachis hypogaea cultivar Tifrunner chromosome 5, arahy.Tifrunner.gnm2.J5K5, whole genome shotgun sequence contains the following coding sequences:
- the LOC112803360 gene encoding uncharacterized protein: MRLCMDGNANLCWYETSEASVLGLDLVVETTEKIKKIRKRILMVQSRQKRYVDQRRKPLEFQAGEHVFLRVTPTTRIRRAIKTKKLNPRFIEPFEILRRFGPVAYQVALPPHLSNLHDVFHMSQLCKYTSDAAHVLEPESVELRENLTFQVTPMRIDDTKVEKLHGKEVQLVKVAWKRAAVEEHTWELESEMRKDYPELFSGNH, from the coding sequence atgaggctttgtatggacggAAATGCCAATCTTTGTTGGTATGAGACTAGtgaagcaagtgtattgggtcttGATTTGGTAGTAGAGACTACTGAGAAGATTAAGAAGATTCGGAAGAGAATTCTAATGGTGCAGAGCCGACAAAAACGTTATGTGGATCAGAGAAGGAAACCATTAGAATTTCAAGCGGGAGAGCATGTATTTCTGAGGGTTACACCGACAACTAGAATTAGAAGAGCAATCAaaacaaagaagttgaatccgagGTTCATTGAACCGTTTGAGATTCTGAGGCGATTCGGGCCGGTGGCATATCAAGTAGCTTTGCCGCCTCACttgtctaacttgcatgacgtattccacATGTCACAACTTTGTAAGTACACATcggatgcggctcatgtgttAGAGCCTGAATCTGTCGAGTTGAGGGAGAACTTAACATTTCAAGTAACACCAATGAGAATTGATGACACTAAAGTGGAGAAGTTACACGGGAAAGAAGTTCAGTTGGTTAAAGTTGCTTGGAAGCGAGCAGCAGTTGAAGAGCATACTTGGGAGTTGGAGTCTGAGATGCGGAAGGATTATCCCGAGTTATTCTCAGGTAATCACTAA